A window of Gambusia affinis linkage group LG03, SWU_Gaff_1.0, whole genome shotgun sequence genomic DNA:
agtaatctaaaactaatagaaaaaaattgagcAACCTACTTGCAAACTGTATGCAGACTGTTGGATGTtaaattcatgagcagtaaatattcggctagttatcagtattgaaccaaagaaagcaaggcagttgGAAGCCTTTAAAATTTTGACGCTTTTTATGGTCAAATAGACTCAAAACTTTGTAACAGAGGCTGCGCAGGGGGGCCCcaatctattttttttgtcaggggGCCCAGGATTCCCGGCAGCGCTCCTGTAGGGGTTACGGGGCACATTACATGCGTCAACATTAGCAACTGGGTAAAATGCAAAACCTGGCCTCCAGGAAGTAATCATTTTCATACAGTCAAGAGCCAATACTCTATAACCCGTAGAGCAGGGAACTGGTTTTTAGCATTATGTAATCTCATACTGCATTTATAAAGATTTACCTACCTCAGCATGTCAAATGCTTGAAGAGGATCCAGATCACAGCAACCTGAACAGTGACCATATATTCCCTGATAGGTAGTAGATACTCTGAATATACAATGAAATACGTTTTACCAAATTTAGAACAATTCCTCTAACCTCTATGACTTCTCCTTCACACttgtgaaagtttgtttttgttttgagattcTTTAGTTGTTGctggtttgattttgttttttctttaagccTCCCTGgttctttaaataaacatttctgttggcGTTGCTTTTAGTTATTTCAGGGCATCCGATGAATTTTAATATTGGACCCCTCCGTCCCCAAAAAAATAGGAGTTTACATTTGAGCTGATGATAAGGTTAAACAAAATCatgaaaattgtaattttaactTTGTGGTATGCAATTATGTAATTACACTCAATGAAAGGTAAATAAATGTGATACTATAGATGATGGCATGAAGACAGGAAATCAAGTTTTTTAAGACTCTCAGTGCATGCGGTAATTTGACGTTGtcataataattataatgatttCCACAAACGTAGTTCAGCTGTCTGCCGTCTCTCTGTCCACCATCACAGGAGATGGAAGAAAAAGGTGGCgaacagcagctgaaacacaagACCAGAGACCTGTCCAGGCAGATCGATGAAGTGAAGGAGATCATGAAGAAAAATTTGGAAGAGATCCTCCGCCGagaagaaaatctggaaaaactCATGAAAGTGTCAGAGTATCTGGAAAACAGGGTCAGTGTCTTCAGTCACAAGTAGATCTTCCTAAAACCAAACAGAATATTTGGACTCTTTCTTTcataagaaaatttaaaaaaaaataaataataatctgcGATTGCAGTGAAAGATCACAGCTAAACCAGTTTAGCAAGACAGGAGCTAAAGTGAATAAATGACGTTCAGCCTTCGTGAGCTGCTCCACCAAACCTTTAATTAGGTGCTTTTTAGTCGGGCATTGTCGCAGCTCGCAAAGGGAACGAGCTCATTAACCCAACAGCTCTCCGTGGTTTGATCAGACGCTCCTCTGTGCGGTCGGGGTCATGTAGCTACCAGACATCACTGATGAGCTTCAGTCCTAATCAAGTTAATGGACACATTCATTACCTACAGCTCACATTCTGTTTTACATTCAGAATTATTACAATTTAAtgccaatatttatttatttagtaccTTTCCAACAGCTCAACCTGCACAGGTTAAATACAAACaaggaaaagtaaaatacttaacAGTAAcacaatcaaatatttgtttaaaaaaaaaaaggtcttaaaaaggCTATAAGAGTAGCTAATCACCTGTAagataaagtattaaaataaaacttgaaaactaatttctgtatttactATCTTTGTGTGGTATTTTACCACTTTAGGATAATtagcacatttttaattgaattttgaatttgaattaaggTTTGTTTGACAATGCAAAATCTTTAAGTGAGGGGGGGCCGGGGCGCCGTACAGGGGGGGAAAGTTATGACAATTCTAAGGGCCCCTGGGCGACACGGGGCcctccacaatttatttatttattgttcatagaaattaaaaaacactgaTGCCCTGTGAATTACAAAATGAATcacattgtgtttttgaatattgttttcagcagcaaaaaCTTAATGTTAcccctcccagaccaaaaaacacacatccatattTCCCCTGGATCGGCAtgaaatggttcgttcctgCGTAGCGCGCTTGACGGTGACGGTGCTCAGCAGCAGTTAGAACAAGACAAGAACGACTGCTGCAGTTACTATGctgctgagaaaaataataaaatcaggttttcaaaaaataaaaaatagagagaaaaagaaaaagatgtcaatttataacccagtttttctcagAGAAGAGGGTAgagagattatcaaccatttagcatagttagcttagctacaaaATGTTTGCCTCCTTTTCACTAGCATTTAatgaactaaagaaaaaaattaccaacatATTGATATATTTAACCTGTCCCATGTACCTTTTACCACTTGACAACAgctgagtcagtcagcagcagctctaactcACGTCCCTCCTGACCCGTCCTCTCCTGTCCCGTCCTCTCctgagtgaaattaaagctgcagtatgtcacttttatataatttttttttttcacatatttgttaaaactgtcattatgtcgtgacagtatgatataagagataatctgtgaaaaatctattttctctgCCTTCTCAAAGTGCTATCTAGAAATAACCAGTCAGCGGCAGgagagttttagtgctgtcaatcacaatctcatgtggtGCTGCTCATCCTTTCTCCCCCTCGCTCTGTGCTATGCTACAGAtagcatagcctgttgtgagtgctcagtctagttagcatagctaccaatgacggcagataaacggtttcctgtaatgataagttgtttttccaccattagcacatttagcagtgagtgaatgaagttgattgacagcactaagaccctcctcctggttctgattggttgttttggttggAACGTTGCATTACTTTATCTAGCAAGAGTAACTGAGGAACGAGGTGGaagagattgattgttttcacagattatctgtctcataacaaactgtcacaacatggtgacagtgttaacaaatatggagaaaacatatttttcattaaagttcTATACTCCAGCTTGAATAAAAAGCAActacaaagcatttttttgagaagtctggattgctttatGTGTATTTTCCACGTTGCTCTTGATTGTTGCTCATGGGGAAagacatttcagtaatctaaaactaatagaaaaaaattgagcAACCTACTTGCAAACTGTATGCAGACTGTTGGATGTtaaattcatgagcagtaaatattgggctagttatcagtattgaaccaaagaaagcaaggcagttgGAAGCCTTTAAAATTTTGACGCTTTTTATGGTCAAATAGACTCAAAACTTTGTAACAGAGGCTGCGCAGGGGGGCCCcaatctattttttttgtcaggggGCCCAGGATTCCCGGCAGCGCTCCTGTAGGGGTTACGGGGAGGCAAAAGCAAATTAAGAGTTGAAAAGCATCAAGCTGTAAACCTGCTTGAATTCTAAGGTCCAAGCTCTCTCCACGGACTCCAGTGggacttttttcctctttgtttcaaACACACCTTCCTTCACAAAGCACATCCTCACCCTTCCAAGAATCACACaaattgctttttcttttttctttttttgttatttcctctgCTCAGGCTTATAATTTCCGCCGTACAACTAAGAAAGTGTCTCGCTCCTACTGGTGGAAGAACGTCAAGCTGATGGTAGCCGTGGCCGTGATCGTCCTCATCATCGTCGTCGTTATCGTCCTGCTGGCCGTCAGGGTCATTCCCACCAGCCCGCCTGTGGCTCCTGCAGCCACGCCCACCTCCAAGCCCTGaacacacatcaacacaaacattgattattgattatggACGCATTATACAGCGTTTCACAACAAACTAAAATAGAATTGACAAATTAGTTGATAGTATAAATTATTGTATTGTAGTCATGTTGCTATTCAGTCAATTTAAAGCAGCCATTTCACTACACAATCAAGAAACTGTTATGTTCAGTTGTTCAGAAAACCCTGCATAGAGGAGGCGATCAGATCAATTTGAAATATCCATAATCCTGATACTAAGTCGGTATCAGTATCGGCTTGATATTTGAGATCAAAACTTTAGTTTCAAATTCCcgcttgaaatattttttgttgttgtttctcaaatctacttttaaagaaaatattttactttaatttgctctgatctttttttattattattttgcactttattttaggaaaaatttccacatctttttttaatgtttctggtCATCATGTTaagaaagaaattattaaaatattttgtggacACCTTTTATATTTGTGGACACATTCATATTGCTGTCCCTTCAATGGGGCTTACACCAGCACTACACACGTCACCCCAATGATTCAATAATAACTTTACCTAATCACATGCCAGACCATGCAAAGACTCTGTCTGCGTTGGTGAAGATTCTCTCACATGAGCGTACTGCagtctgaaaataatttgactaATTCAGCTACTAAGTGTTGCTATGAACATGCTACGAGTTTCAACATGTATGTTATTGTCTCAACATAGATGGCAGGATAGGAAATAGTGTGACTGCCTCTCAGTGcttaaaagttttaatgcaTCTTCTTTGTGAAAGCAACTCATTGTGgcaaaagttaattttaagGGCTATTGGTAAAATGTGGACAGCCAACAACCCCACTATGTTTATTCTATTGTTATAACCAATAGTTTCATTATTTAATCTGTACTTTAACTTGGATTTAGCCAAAACATCAAGACAAACGTTTTGCATGTAGTAGCAGTTTTGCCCCACCAGAGGCGCACTACTAGAAAGTTGGAAGCTTGAGAGTGCGCACAGAGagagaagtaaagaaaaaaaacactccctTGTGAGAGATGTATGCCACGTCGTGAGGCAATAAAACGTCCTTCATCGTAGAAAGTCcaacattattaaaatgatcaaacaggCCGATGAAGGCTTTCACCAGTCAACATGTTTCTTCAGTTACGGGATTCTTTACAGTATGCAGGAGAtgaaaccactttttttttcatagaacaaaatttattttgtatcacATCTCGCAGCAGAGTCTCACACATACAGCTTATTTCCAGGGTCTTTGCTGTCCAGGATCAACAGTCCTTCAGCTCATTTATTGCCAGGaagcttttgctttttatgcTATCCTGCAAATTTGATAAGAACAAAGATTATAAGTCCCAAAATGATGAGTCCTGCCACCACACTGACGATGATGGCTTCTTTGGGCTTCTTGGGCTTCAACTTCCtggttgttttttcaaaaactttacTCTGcggacagaaaaacacatgttGAAATAGGTTCCATTACTTGGTACTTTTCAATATGTGTTATAAGGATGTGTATCATCTACAGTTGATTCAGTTGACATATGAACTAACAAGTCATTGATAAGTGggcattttctgaaaaacttgagttttctgTCGTATCAAGAGGGCTCACTGTCTTTCCACgtcaaagttttaaaagcttCATAtgctgaattaaacaaaaacagcctgCTTCATTCATATTAGCTAACAATAGGAAACGCCTTTCTCAACATAGAACCATTTTTACACAATCAATTAATGTAAATACACATAACTATTACACAGGATTAATCCCATGACGAATTTACTTTTGATAAAAAAGATCTTTCATAAGCGGCCCAAGCGACGGTGTGGCAGCCATGATGGGTTTTGCAGTTGGACGGCGCCTCCAGCAGCTACCTTCTCCAGCAGATCCTCGGCCTGCTGCTCCAGGTCTCCCAGGTTGCCAGATCTTTCTTCTGCCTTTCTCTTGTTGTCCAGCATGATCACTGTCACCTGCTCTACCTTGTCCTGCGTCTGCTGCAGGCGGCTCTTCCCGTCCTCCTGGAACGTAGAGACAGATGAGAATTTAATGTCATTTGGAACAGCTTTTAGGTCAGTGCCACAACGATAATGGATGTTTGTGGTACGATTGGGATCATAAACAAGCCATGACTCTCCTTAAGTTTTGGGGTAAACAAAGGATTTGGCGTTATGGCTGGCAGCCATTCAGATCTGCTGTGAAAGTCAACTTCAGCGTCACCAGAAAGGACTCACACCCTTTccttttctaacatttttctgtgttgcatacatttctaaaaacagatttgaacaTTTGTGTTGTTCAAGATCTACACAAAGTATCATGTACTTTGTGTCTCCCAGGTTGCCAGATCTTTCTTCTGCCTTTCTCTTGTTGTCCAGCATTATCACTGTCACCTGCTCTACCTTGTCCTGCGTCTGCTGCAGGCGGCTCTTCCCTTCCTCCTGCAACACAGAACTAGGTGAGAATTTATTGTCATTTGGAACAGCTTCCAGGTTGGTGCGATATAAAAGCAC
This region includes:
- the LOC122828412 gene encoding vesicle-associated membrane protein 8-like — encoded protein: MEEKGGEQQLKHKTRDLSRQIDEVKETMKKNLEELLRREENPEKLMEVLEYLKNREMEEKGGEQQLKHKTRDLSRQIDEVKEIMKKNLEEILRREENLEKLMKVSEYLENRAYNFRRTTKKVSRSYWWKNVKLMVAVAVIVLIIVVVIVLLAVRVIPTSPPVAPAATPTSKP